In Phaseolus vulgaris cultivar G19833 chromosome 3, P. vulgaris v2.0, whole genome shotgun sequence, the sequence GTatgtgtatgtatgtatgtaggTTGAAAAATTTATTCCTGGGGACAGATTGGTTATTGTTTGAGATGGAGGGAGATAGAATGATGAGAGGAGAGAGAAGAGAATGGGGGATGTTGTGAAGGGGGAAAGGTGAGGGAGGGGATCTGATATTTACTTTTGGCGTTGAATTCCGAATTCTAAAGAGCCTTTTTAGCGGAGGATAGAaagtgagtgagtgagagagagagtgagagagagagagagagaaagcagGGTAGCTAGTAGGGGTGGGTGTTGTATTAGAGTGTtgattttgtttgtgtttgtaaAAAGCTTGTGTTTGATTGTTTTGGCTGGCCATACAGTTGTTCCTTGCACCCTTGAAAATGTGAATTTGTCTATATTGAAGTGTTCTTATCTTATCTAGCCACACACTAATTCACTAATTTGGTTTTCTCCCTCTGCTCAGGGTGAGGGCTGAATAGGCTTAGAAGCCAAAGTGTAAGTTTCACACACATTACTCTCCTTTTTCTCCTCCCATAAAGTCAAGCAAACCAAGTGTATCCCTCCGATACCATTCACATCCATTCTCCATTTCTTCCTTCTCTCCTCCTCCTCCGACACTCTTCTTCCTCCCAATTCAATTCAATCCAATCCAATCTCAACCTAAGCAagccaaaccaaaccaaaccaaatcGCCCCCACTTTTGTTTTCGCTGGAGCCTCGCCAACACTACAGAATTCAATTCCACTCGTGAAATGAGAGCCGGACTAAGCACCATCCAGCAAACCCTAACGCCGGAGGCGGCCAGCGTACTCAATCACTCAATCGCGGAGGCCGGCCGCCGTAACCACGGCCAGACCACGCCGCTCCACGTGGCGGCGACGCTGCTCGCCTCCCCCTCCGGCTTCCTCCGCCAGGCCTGCATAAAATCGCACCCCAATTCCTCTCACCCCCTTCAGTGCAGGGCGCTGGAGCTATGTTTCAGCGTGGCTCTGGAGCGATTGCCTACTTCGCAGAACACCGGTTCTTCCATGGAGCCGCCAATCTCCAATGCCTTGATGGCGGCCCTCAAGCGGGCTCAGGCCCACCAGCGTCGCGGCTACCCGGAGCAGCAGCAGCAACCTCTCCTCGCCGTCAAAGTGGAGCTCGAACAGTTAATCATATCCATTCTTGACGACCCCAGCGTGAGTAGGGTCATGCGCGAAGCCAGTTTCTCCAGCCCCGCCGTTAAAGCCACCATCGAACAGTCCCTTAACGCCGTCCCCTCCACCGTTAATTCAGGATTGGGATTCCGTCCTAGCTCGGTTGCTCCGGCGAATTCCGCCACCGGCCGGAATTTGTATCTGAACCCGCGTCTGCAGCAGCAACAGCAGCAGCAGGGGAGTGCTGCGCATCACAGGGGTGATGATGCGAAACGAATTGTGGACATATTACTGAGGTCGAAGAAGAGGAACCCGATCTTGGTTGGGGAATCGGAGCCCGAGGCTGCTATCAAGGAGGTGATAAAGAAGATTGAGAACAGGGAATTGGGAGATGGGGCTTTCGCGAATGCTCACGTGATTCATTTGGAGAAGGAGCTTCCTTCTGATAAGGCACAGATACCTGCGAGATTGAAGGAGTTGGGGGATTTGATTGAGACGAGGATTGGGAATTCTGGGTCTGGAGGGGTTTTCTTTGACTTGGGTGACTTGAAGTGGCTGGTGGAGCAGCCTGCTGGGTTCGCCGTTGGTGGTGGTTTGGGTAACATGCAGCAACTCACGCTCGCAGAGGCCGGGCGTGCAGCGGTGGCGGAGATGGGGAGGTTGGTGAGCAAGTTCGGTGAAAGTGGCGTTGGTAGGCTTTGGTTGTTAGGTACTGCTACTTGTGAGacttacttgaggtgtcaggtTTATCATCCTACCATGGAAAATGATTGGGATCTTCAGGCAGTGCCAATTACCACCAGAGCCCCTCTCCCCGGGATCTTCCCCAGGTATTTGTTTTTCTGCTTCCATCAATTTAATAATGCATATCATCTTTTGATCACAAAAGGACCTTCATCCAATTCCatccttttttattttagtcttGCCAAAATCTGATTTCCCTGATTATTCTGTTGCAAGATcagaataaataattaagattAGTTTTTCGTGTTTGATGGAATGGAGTTAACGAGTTTTCTTTCATGGAATCGGTTAAACTTGGGATTGCAGTTGGTGAATGAATCTTGTCTGTTATGTTAACTCTGTTTGATTTCTGTTCTCTTTTCGATTTTGTTTTACCAGTGTCTTGCTTGAACTCCCTTGTATGACATTTTGAATGTAGAACGTGTGATGTTTCTTTTTCTGTTGACAGTAATATAAGACAGGAGGATTTTTAGCTTTTTGTCTACCTTAGCACTGTTAGCTTGATTAGGCTGTGATCTGGAACATGGTTATTCTGTTCCCTGCATTTGCTATTACCTTGTGGTGTTGACCGTTTTACTTGTAAACCAGGCTTGGGACCAATGGTATTCTTGGAACTTCTCTCGAGTCTTTGTCACCGTTAAAGACCTTGTCTACTACACCGATCACTCCACTGAGGCGTGCCTCTGAGAACGTAGATCCTGCTGCCGTAACAATTTGTTGCCCGCAATGTATGCAGAGCAGCGAACGAGAAGTGGCAGAAATGTTGAAAGAAACTGAGAAATCAGATACTGAACTCAAATCAGAGGCAGCTAAACCGTCCCTTCCCCAGTGGTTACAGAATGCTAAAACTAATAATGATAACGGCAAAGTAATGGATCAGGCTCAGGTGAATTTGACAAAAACAATTACATTGGTTATTTGGTGGGTTTCGTAGAAAATAGTACATGTCTTCTAACCGTTgtattcctttttattttaaatagagTAATAGCCAAGAAGTGAATGTGAAGAAAAGGACTCAAGAAATACAGAAGAAATGGCATGACGCCTGCTTGAGTTTACATCCTAAATTTCATCAGCTAAATGTGGGCACAGAGAGACTTGTTCCTACTCCTTTGTCAATGACTGGCCTATACAATATGAACTTGCTGGCACGCCAATTCCAACCCAAAATACCTTTCAATAAAAATCTCGGAACCTCTTTACAATTGAGCTCACACCCAGTGCCAATCCACACACCAGAGCGTGCAGTGAGCCCGCAGCAAAGTCCGGTAAGGACCGACCTGATCCTTGGGCAAACAAAGCCAGCTGATGCCACCCCAGAAGAAACACAGAAAGAAGGCATCAATGATTTTTTGAGTTGCCTCTCTTCTGAGTCACAAGACAAGTTCGATGAATTACAGAGCAAAAAGCTACTTGATGCGGACTCTTTCAAGAAGCTCCTGAAAGGCCTGACAGAAAAAGTCTGGTGGCAGCAGGATGCAGCATCAGCCGTGGCCACCACTGTGACCCAGTGCAAACTGGGCAATGGAAAAAGACGCTCCAAAGGTGACACGTGGTTACTGTTTGTGGGTCCTGACAGAATTGGCAAGAAGAAAATGGCAGCAGTTCTTTCTGAGCTGGTATCTGGGTCCAACCCAATAATAATACCTCTGGCTCAACGCCGTGGGGATGGAGGAGACTCTGATGCCCCTCATCTCCGTGGAAAAACAGCACTCGATCGAATAGCGGAGGCCATCAGAAGGAACCCACTTTCTGTAATCGTGCTTGAGGACATTGATGAAGCCAACATCCTTCTTCGCGGGAGCATAAGAAGAGCCATGGAACAAGGCCGGTTCCCGGATTCTCACGGCCGTGAAGTCAGTCTCGGGAATGTCATGCTTATCCTCACTGCAAATGGGTTGCCTGAGGACCTCAGGTACCTCTCCAATGGGTCTCCACTGAACGAAGAAAAGCTTGAAAATTTAGCAAAGGGAGGGTGGCAACTACGTATATCAGTGGGTAAGAGAGCATCAAAACGAAGACCCAGCTGGCTATCTGATGAAGACAGGTCATTGAAGCCCCGAAAGGAGGTTAATTCCGGTCTATCGTTTGATCTTAATGAAGCTGCTGATGCTGCAGAGGATGACAGAGGAGATGGGTCACTCAATTCAAGTGATTTCACAGTTGAACACGAAGACAACAATCACAATGGAGGAGGGTCTCTCTCAACAATACCGCGCGAGCTTTTGGATTCTGTTGATGACGCCATTGTCTTCAAGCCCTTGAACTTCGATCTCATTCGCAGAAATTTCTCGACATCCATCACGAAAAGGTTCTCCTCAGTTGTCGGGAATGGGGTGTCAATTGAAGTGCAGGAAGATGCTCTTGACAAGATCACCAGCGGAGTGTGGTTAGGCCAAACCACCATTGATGAATGGATGGACAAGGTGTTGGTTCCAGGTTTCCAGCAACTGAAAAAGAATTTGAATTCAAGTACCCATGACCACGAGTCTTCTTCTATGCTATTTAGGCTCGAAGATGATGGCTATTCCGATCGCCGGGGCTCCCAAGAGTGGCTACCTGCTACGGTGAGAGTTGTGGCGGAATAGTATTATTCAAACAGTGGTTAATGGAGATATCCGTTTTTGTTGGTGGTAGAAATGTAAATACAAACTTTGGCAAGGAAAAGTCAAAGGTACTTAGTAGAACCAAGAAAAAACCGT encodes:
- the LOC137807379 gene encoding protein SUPPRESSOR OF MAX2 1: MRAGLSTIQQTLTPEAASVLNHSIAEAGRRNHGQTTPLHVAATLLASPSGFLRQACIKSHPNSSHPLQCRALELCFSVALERLPTSQNTGSSMEPPISNALMAALKRAQAHQRRGYPEQQQQPLLAVKVELEQLIISILDDPSVSRVMREASFSSPAVKATIEQSLNAVPSTVNSGLGFRPSSVAPANSATGRNLYLNPRLQQQQQQQGSAAHHRGDDAKRIVDILLRSKKRNPILVGESEPEAAIKEVIKKIENRELGDGAFANAHVIHLEKELPSDKAQIPARLKELGDLIETRIGNSGSGGVFFDLGDLKWLVEQPAGFAVGGGLGNMQQLTLAEAGRAAVAEMGRLVSKFGESGVGRLWLLGTATCETYLRCQVYHPTMENDWDLQAVPITTRAPLPGIFPRLGTNGILGTSLESLSPLKTLSTTPITPLRRASENVDPAAVTICCPQCMQSSEREVAEMLKETEKSDTELKSEAAKPSLPQWLQNAKTNNDNGKVMDQAQSNSQEVNVKKRTQEIQKKWHDACLSLHPKFHQLNVGTERLVPTPLSMTGLYNMNLLARQFQPKIPFNKNLGTSLQLSSHPVPIHTPERAVSPQQSPVRTDLILGQTKPADATPEETQKEGINDFLSCLSSESQDKFDELQSKKLLDADSFKKLLKGLTEKVWWQQDAASAVATTVTQCKLGNGKRRSKGDTWLLFVGPDRIGKKKMAAVLSELVSGSNPIIIPLAQRRGDGGDSDAPHLRGKTALDRIAEAIRRNPLSVIVLEDIDEANILLRGSIRRAMEQGRFPDSHGREVSLGNVMLILTANGLPEDLRYLSNGSPLNEEKLENLAKGGWQLRISVGKRASKRRPSWLSDEDRSLKPRKEVNSGLSFDLNEAADAAEDDRGDGSLNSSDFTVEHEDNNHNGGGSLSTIPRELLDSVDDAIVFKPLNFDLIRRNFSTSITKRFSSVVGNGVSIEVQEDALDKITSGVWLGQTTIDEWMDKVLVPGFQQLKKNLNSSTHDHESSSMLFRLEDDGYSDRRGSQEWLPATVRVVAE